The DNA region CTCCGCGCCCTGCTGGGCGAGCGCGTGCTGGCCCTCAAACATGTCGGTTCGACGGCCGTGCCGGGCCTGCCCGCCAAACCCATCATCGACCTCGACCTGTCGCTGGCCGACTCCGCCGACGAGACCGCCTACGTGCCCATCCTGGAGGGCGCGGGCTACCGCCTGGTTATCCGCGAGCCCGACTGGCACGAGCACCGGATGTTCAAGGGGCCGGACACGAACATCAACCTGCACGTCTGGACCCTCGGCAGCCCGGAGGCCCGGCGGCACCTGATCTTTCGCGACTGGCTCAGGACGCACGGGGACGACCGGCAGCGGTACGGGGAGCTGAAACGGGAACTGGCGGGGCGCGATTTCACCTACCTCCACGAGTACAACAACGCGAAGGCGCCGCTGATCAGGGAAATCTACGCGCGGGCCCTGGCCGCCTACCCCGTCGGGAACGCTGTAGGTTAAGCGCGCCTCACGCTTCCCCCTGGTGCGGCTCGGCCAGCTCTCCCCGTGCTCCGGGTGCGTCGGCGTCCATCCGGCTGAACTCCGCGCGCTCGGCAGCCTCCGCCTCCAGCACGTCGCAGACCGGGCGGGCCTGATGCCCCCGTGCCCGCAACAACGCCCGTGTGAGTTGCTCCGTCACGGGCTCCAGGGCGCGGAACACCGCCGAGCGCGCGAACTCCCGCGCCGCCGACCCTTCCGGCCCGGTCACTTCGGTCAGGTCCATCGCCGCCAGGTCGAGGGGCCACAGCACGACATGGACGAGTTCGTGGACAATGGTCTCCTCCTCGTCGCGGAAGGGCTCTTCGGACAGCAGGAGCAGTGCCGTGCGGTGAACCGCATCGACCTTCACGTCGCCGCTCTGCCAGGGGCGCTTGAACCGCACCA from Deinococcus aetherius includes:
- a CDS encoding GrpB family protein, coding for MSKHPLLPDDEPLTAEQAQAVWVGEMPTLTGRVEVADSDPEWPRLYEREAARLRALLGERVLALKHVGSTAVPGLPAKPIIDLDLSLADSADETAYVPILEGAGYRLVIREPDWHEHRMFKGPDTNINLHVWTLGSPEARRHLIFRDWLRTHGDDRQRYGELKRELAGRDFTYLHEYNNAKAPLIREIYARALAAYPVGNAVG